The genomic DNA GTGAATTTTGCCGATTCCTCAAGGACCTTTGAGGATGCATGGCTGAACTACCGGCTGAGGGACGAGGCCCAAGTCCTGTTCGGGCAGGAGAAGGTCCAGTTCGCCAGGCAGGAGATTACCTCCTCCGGCGCACTGCAGTTCGTAGACCGAGCTAACGCAACTGATACCTTCAAGGTGGGACGCGATACAGGCCTGATGCTCCATGGCAAGGTTGCCAAAGGTCTGCTGAACTACAACATGGGAGTTTACGGCGGTGTTGGGCAGAATACGCTGCGCAGCACCAATAACAACGCTCTTGGCGCCAGGGTCGCTTTCAATCCCTTGGGTGAGATGCCTTATTCCGAGGCGGATCTGGAGCACAGCGAGAAGCCGCTTGTTTCCATCGGCGCCAACTATTTCATGGATACCCTGAGGAAAACGAGCGCCACGACATTCGAGACCAATAACCTGACCTTCGCCGGCTCCAACGGGTGGCTCGGAAGAGGGCTGTCCAGTTTCGGCGCAACGGAAAAAGTGGACATAGATACATTCGGCTTTGACGCCGCTTTTAAATGGAGGGGGTTTTCAGCCCAAGGCGAGTATTTCGCAGGTCAGGCTGATGGACAAACATCCAATAATACACTGCGTGCCCACGGCTTCTATGCCCAGGCGGGCTATTTCGTCATTCCGAAGCAGTTGGAGGTCGCTACCCGCTATTCCTATGTCGATCCCAACCGTGACAGCGCCAATGACCTTCGGACGGAGACTTCAGGGGCTGTTTCCTATTACTTCAACAAACACAACCTGAAGCTCCAAGCTGACGCGACAAACATCCATCGGCAGCCTGCCCGTTCGGACGACATGCAGTATCGCGTGCAGGCTCAGATCATCTTCTGATTATGTCGGGGCAAAGATGCTACACCTGCGTTTCATTTGCGCCCTGCTGTTTCTTCAGCAGGGCGCAGTTTTCACATGATGAGAATTCTCTTTGAAAATAGTTTATCCTGAAAAGGTTGCAGTTCACTTGATTGGACGAGTCAATTGAGGGGTCAAATTATGAATGAAAGAGATCTCCAATTTGAACGAGTTGAGGTTAGCGTCACTGGTCTGGACTGCGCCGATTGTGCACGGCATGTCAAGGATGCAATCGAAGCGATCCCCGGTGTATTGGAGGTGGAGATTCTCTTTTCTGCCCAGAAGGCCGCTGTCATCCTTGATCCCGCGAAAGCTGGACTGGAGGATATACGGAGGGCCGTGAAAGATGCGGGTTATTCCATTAGGAAGCCCGAAGAAGGGATTGCAGCAAAAGCAACCTTTGGCGGTAAATTCACCCGGCAAATCCTGACCCTCTTTGGAATGGTGTTTGGCGTCGTCCTCTTTGCTGCCATGGTCGGAGAATGGCTCGGCCTTTTCGAGGTTGCCACGAAACTGGTGCCGTGGCCTGCCTGGCTTGCCGTCATCCTTGCAGGCGGCTGGCCGGTATTCTGGAATGTCGTCAGGGCGACCGCCAAGGGAAGGATCACCTCCCATACCCTTATGACCATAGGAATGCTTGCCGCAGTTGCCGTCGGCGAATGGGCCGCCGCCATACTGGTCGTCTTCTTCATGCGGATTGGGGACTACGTGGAGACTTTCACCGCCGAGCGTGCCCGCCGAGCTTTGAAAGACCTCACCGCCATGGCTCCCCAAACCGCACGTGTGGAGCGTGATGGCGCGGAGGTCGAGGTTTCTGTCACAGAGGTGATGGTGGGTGAAACGGTGATCGTCCGTCCGGGAGAAAAAATACCGGTGGACGGCGAGGTTGTCGCAGGGCAAGCCACTGTAGACCAGGCAACGATCACCGGCGAGTCCATGCCGGTCGAGGCGGGAACAGGAGCTAAAGTTTTTGCGGCGACAATCGCACGTTTTGGCAGCATCCGCATCCGTACGCTCAAGGTCGGGGCGGACACCACTTTCGGAAAAGTAATAAAACTTGTAGAGCAAGCCGAAGCAAGCCAGGGGGAAGTGCAGCGTCTGGCTGACAAATTCTCGGGTTATTACCTCCCCGTTGTCGCCGTCATTGCCATACTCACCTTTCTCATAGGACGAAATCCGCTCGCCACAGCGGCTGTTCTCGTCGTCGTCTGCTCCTGCTCATTCGCCCTTGCCACCCCGCTTGCCATGATAGCCTCCATAGGCGCCGGAGCAAAAAGGGGGCTCCTCATCAAGGGAGGAAAATACCTGGAAGCGCTCAACCGCGCCGATATCCTCCTTCTTGACAAGACTGGCACTCTTACACTTGGTCAACCGAAGATTACCGATATAGTCGTCTATGGATCCTTTTCAGAAACTGAGGTGATAGCACTGGCGGCCTCGGTGGAACGTTACTCTGAACACCCATTGGCAGAAGCGGTGCGTTCCAGAGCCAAAGAGGACAATATACCTCTCCTGGACCCGGAGGAGTTCAAGGCTATTCCGGGTCAGGGGGTAAGGGCTGTCGTGAATGGCCGTGTGATAGCAGTCGGGAGCCGCAGGATGCTTTCCGACACTAATTTCGTACAATCAGCTGATCAGCTTGAGGCTCAAGGCAAATCCATCCTTTATGTTGTCTGTGACGGAAAAGTCGCCGGCGTTCTCGCGGCAGCCGATACCTTGCGGCCGGAGGTGCCGTCTGCCCTTGCGGAGATAAGAAATCTCGGTATACAAACCATTGAACTCCTCACTGGGGATAACGAACGCGTTGCCGCTCCTCTCGCGAAAAAACTTGACCTGCAATACCGCGCCGATCTTCTGCCGGAAGACAAGATCGCCATAGTCAGAGATTACCAGTCAAAGGGGAATGTGGTTGTCATGGTGGGGGATGGTGTTAACGACGCGCCGGCCCTTGCCCAGGCGGACGTCGGCATCGCCATGGGGGCGGCTGGCAGCGACATCGCCATCGAAGCGGCGCATGTTGCGCTGATGCGGGAGGACTGGGCTCTTGTTCCAGAGATTTTTCAAATTGCCCGGCGCACCATGGGAGTGGTGAAACTGAATCTTGTTTTTACGGCGCTCTACAATGTTGCCGGGATGTCGCTGGCCGCTCTGGGCCTATTGCCCCTGACTCTGGCCGCAGCACTTCAGTCATTACCTGACATTGGAATTCTTGCCAATTCGTCCCGATTGCTGCGGCGGAAAATTTAAATCGGCTTGCCCACTTATGTTGTATTTTATTTAGCTTACGTTGATTGAAAAGAACCTCCTGTATTTAGGATAGTTACAGGAAATTTTTTCTAGGCCAGCTTTCTGCGGAGAGATAACAGGAAGGGCGCAAGTCTGACAGAACGGAGCAATGTGTGAAAAATATCCTGGTTGTAGACGATAATGAAGATTGCCTGTCTCTCGTAAAGATTTTGCTGGAAAGTGAAGGAATGACTGCTGAGTGTGCTGAGAGTGGTGAAGACGCTCTCCGTGAATTAAGTGCAAAGGCCTTTCACCTCATGGTAACCGACCTCAATTTGCCAGGTATTGACGGATTTGCCATCGTCCAGCAGGCCATGGAAATTGCGCCAGGTATGCCTATTATCATGATGACAGGTGAAACATCTCCGGACATCACACGACTGGCAGTGGAATTGGGAATCGTTAAGGTGATTTTCAAGCCCTTCACCTCGCATGAAATGGTGACTACAATCCGGGATGTGCTGAAAACCTGGACAAAATTGTGAGCACAATGGCAAAGTAGCTCTATCATTGAAGATGTCGAACGGTTATTGAAACGGTGCAGGAAAAATGCACCTGCCCACGAAGGCAGGTGATCTCCCGCTACAACCAACTTCTGAAACCCAAAAATCCATTTGAACAACGCTCTCTACATACATAAGCGGGAACAGAAACGGCCAAGGACCGGGGGGGGCGAGCTCCTGTCCCTGATTGATTGCCTCAAACTGTCGAAATCGCAGTTTCCGGTTTTTCTGCTTTGGTTGCCTTGCCTTCAGTGTTGCTCTTTTTGTCCTTTCCCTCCGCTTCCCCCAACGGATTGGAGAAACCTCTGGGCGGATTGTAATCCCACCCCATCAACAGGCACATCTCTGCGTTCAGTAGATTAATCTCCTCTTTAATGCTCTGACTCCGCTCGATAAATTCCTGTGCCTTTTCAAAGTTGATGTTTTTGCTGCGTCCCATGTTCATCCTAAGCTGATACAGGGCGTTGTCGAGGGTGTTTAGCATACCGATGAAATCACCTTGATCCATTGTGCGTCGGGAGATAACATCGTAGTCATCCCGATTGACCTTCTCAAGCTTCCGTTCCTGCCACGTTTTTCCAGAACGCTTCTTGCTTCCCTGCTCTTCGCTGTCTTTCTTAGTTTTGTCTGCCATATTCGCTCCTTTTCTGGTCAACTTCTTCCGGTGACCCTGCGTGCCAGGCCTGTACCGAATCGTCCCGACAGTTCTGAAAAAACAGTGTCGTCAAATCTTTTCATGGTGAGGACAAGCATCTCGATTGCATTCATCTCATTTACCACATTGGCGTAACCCTGCTGTGCCGTAGTCAGGAGCGCCCGTGTCCTGTTGGCCAACTGCTCTACGTTCTTCATTCCATCGAACAGCAGCGCGAGCTGGCAGCTGTTCGGGCTTGCCCCGGCCTTGTTGTCCTTGTTCTGCGACTGGATCTGGGCCGATAGATTCTGCAACTGAGTCGCTTCCTGCAATAGATCAAGTAGCATGTAGTAGGCGAAAGCCCTTGCGGTCACGGCGGAAAGCTTGCCGATTACCTCTTCCTCGGTGTTGGTGGCAATGGCCGTTTTGAGCACGAGACTGATGGAGAGGGGGGTGGAATTGAGGAACGGCACGTCGCTTGTCGTGTTGAGTGCCTGTTTCGCTTTCATCTTTGCCGAAACCGCCTGCATGCGGGTCGACACATACTGCATAAGATTGGCGTTTGCGTCGGTAATGGCGCTGCAGGCTCCGGCGGAATTCTTGCCTTGTGCTGTCCCGTCGAGGAATGCATCGAAATCGGTATTCTTGTCGCAGGGAGGAATGTAGCTGGCAACATAGGTGCTGTTTGTCGTGGTGGGGGATTGGACAACTACATCGCCGATGAATCCTCTGATCAGCTTCACGTACTCGGCGTTCATCGATTTTTTCGCGGCCAGATTATCGAGGACCGACCCGCCGCCGAAGATATCGGTGATGTCGCTGGGACAGCCTGCTGTGCCACCCTGCGATGCCTGAGCGACAACATTGCCGGCCGGTGGCGTGTTTCCCATGGTCGAGTTCATCACTGCAGTAAGATTGGTTTTTGAGGTCTGATACATGTCATTGATGCCGCTGGACACCATAAAGTCGTTCATGGAGTTGCTCATTTCATTCTTTACGCTGTTGCTCATGATTGGCGAGAAGGGCTCTGACGCCACGGCCACCAAGGCCTTTGCAGCCTTGCAGTCATTGAGTTGGATGTTGTTCAGCCTGTCTGCAATGGCCTCCAGCGATTTGACAGTGTCGGCAACCTGCGGTGCGAGCGTCTTCATGGCGATGTCGAAGGCCGCTGCCGGCGCCGATGAAAGGATGCGCTGCAGCTTCTGGACAAGGTAGTCCACGTTCATGAAGCTGAAGCCCCCGAGAAACGCGTCGATTCCGCCGCAGCCTGACTTTATCGAGGGGAGGGTAACGGTAACGGGGTAGTCCGTGCCGTTGGGCCACCGGGCGGAAAATGTACCGCCGCTATAGTAGCCGCGCTTGGCTCCTTCGTAGTAGCTGGGGGATGTCGAGGTCTTCTGGGTCATCCAGTCATCGACCCAGCCGCTCCACGAAAGAGCCGGCATTGCGGCAACCGCGACGGCAAGTGTTGCTGCGGTCATCTGTTTTGCAGAATTTCGTGCCACAGCTCGTTCACCTCCTTTCATCGTCGTTACTGGTCCCTTCAATCCTATCGAGGTCCGAGGGCCTCTTCCTGACATCGAATCCGCCTCCACGCTGGAAGTCATACAGGCTGAATTCCTCCGGTGTGATCTCACCTTTCAGGAGGCGCACCGCCCGGTACGTCTTGTCTTCAATTTCCTCAGCCGTTATCAGTCCGCTTGAGACAGGGAAGAAGTCTTTGTTACCTTTCTGGATCAGGATCATTGCCGGTGTTTGGTCGATACCGAACCTTCCTCCCATGCCGGGATTGTCCTCGATATTGATCGTTTTCACCTGCCATCCCGTGGACCTGGTGAACCAGTCGATGATGGGCTGCTGTTGTTGACAGTACCCGCAGTCAGTCTTGTAGAAATAGACGAGCGCAAACTCCTCCTTGGTGTCCCGGAGCTTCCTGTTCTTTTCCTCCTGGATCTGACTTACGCGACTGAGATTGCCGGGGGTGGCGATTGGATAATCCCTTGCGGTAGTGAGGTCCGGGTATTTCTGCCAGACGTACTGGGCGACGTTCGTGAATGCCAGGGCCTTTTTCCGGGCAATCTCCTGGACCTCATAGTAGTCTTTGACGTTTTCTTCGGACGGGTTCTGGACCGCCTTCTTCTTCAGGCTCTCGGCGAACTTCTCGAAGTCATCCGGATGCATGTTCCAGATCCCTTCATAGGAGTAATCCTGGAGAGAAGGAAGCTTCCTGATATTTGTCTTCTTCGGCTCCTTCTCTTTTACCTCCGGCTCCTTCTGGTACCACCACCATCCCTTCGCCGAGTCGGAGTAATAATCGGCACCGGCCGCAGTGGCAGCAGAGGAAGCGAGCACAAAGGCAGCAATCAGATGACGCACTTCTCGGTCTCCTTCAGTTTCGGCCGGATATCCTTGACCATCTTTTTCAGCAGTGGAGGTTTCAATTCCTCAAGCGCCGATACCGTTTCAGCAAAGGTTTCCGCCCTGAATGGAATGAGAAAGGCCGTGTAGCCTTTGCCGCTCCCGGTCAGAACAGTGACCTGGGTGGTGTAGTATTGCGGGGTGATGAGTTCCTTTGCGATGGCATCCCGCGTTCTGCTCAATTCCCATATTACGGTGAAGAGCAGATTTCTTTTGGCTTCTTCATTGGCGTCGGATGCAAGGATAGCCGGGTCGTTGCCGCTTATCTCGCGGATTGCAGCCCAGACTCCTTCAGGTTGCGCATAGACAATCCCACTGCCGGTGGATACTGCGTCCCATCGTTGCCCCTCTGCTGTCGTGTCCAGGCGGTTGATCCTTTTCTTAAGTGCACCCAGAATTGCATCCGCATCAAACCAAACCGGCAGTGCCTGGGTGACAGGATGGAAGTTCTCCTTCGCTACAGTCTCTCCAACGGGATGCTCGCGTTCTTCTCCCGGTGGAACCTTCTGAAGCTTCGGCATCACGGTGACGGTGTTTGCACCTGCCGGATTCTGGATGCCTGCCTGCAGGTATTCCGGTTTCTGCTGACGATTCCGCTCCTTCGCCTCGACAAGTAATGTCGCCAACTCCTGCTGGCGGGCATCATGGTCGCACTGCTTTAGCATGTCCGTCAGGGCACTGTCAGTCTTCAAAAGGTGGTGCCCCTTGATGATCTTGTCGAGATCGGTTCGACTGGGCAAGGAGGCGTATTCAGTGATTCCATTGACGATGAGCGCAGAAAGGAGAGGGTGATCGCCCGAGGTATACATCTTGTTCTGGTGAGACGGTATCTTTCCCAGGTCATGAGCAAGTGATACGATCATAAAATCCGCCAGCATGAAATCCTGGCCGATTTTTGCCGCACATCTCCTGGCAACGTTGAGCGTGTGTTGGTAAAGCGGGATCGTGGCCAGCATGGCAAAAGTATCATCCGTCAGCTTTGCTTCTGCTTCCAGTGGGTTCATCCTTACGACTGACGGGCAGTCCCCCTCCTCATCGAGCATTTGGAGAAGCTGCACGATCACGCTCCTGCGCGCTCCCTCAATGGCGACTTCGTTCTCCACCATCTCTGCGTAAAACCGGTCTATCTCCTGGTGCTTGAACGCAGGGCGGGGGAGGGGAGGGCATTTTCGTGCCTTGGCTTTACGCCACAGTTCCGACAGATTCTGAATATGGAACACTTCGCCGGCCCACATTTCGCTGACATCGGACAGCTTCACTTCCTCCGGTTCTCCCTGTGGAATGTCCTGAGCTGACGGCAGATTGCCGGTTCGATTGAGCATGTTCGCGACTGAATAGATCAGGAGCCCTCCCCCGGCAAGGGCTATCGTCAGAAATACTTCCTTCATGGATCTGGCTTCTCCTCGGGAGGAGCACTGGCAACGAGGGATGAGACGACGGAAGGGGCATCCGGAAAAATTATCTTTACGCCGGGCTTTCGGGCTTCCAGAGTAGCGCCCTTGAATCTTCCCGAATACGTGAGCATGTAGAACTCCCGTGGCTGAAGCCCTAGAACATCCTGCACTTTCAGAATATCCTGCTCGACTTCCCGGGTCGTGACCTGATTCGACCCGTAGATGCCGGTGAGAACGTTGCGGACGCCGAAGTGTTTCGTGACGTATTCGCTTGTCTCAGCATCGGAGCAGCGCATGAAGATCTTCGTGTTGGTGTTGTCGAGGATGCTCTTGCCGAATTCCTCTCCCAGGACCGCATACACCTGGTTCACCGACTGCGCGAAGGCAGTCACCATCACATCTGCGGACCCCGCCTTGGCAAAAAGCTCCTCTACCCCTTGGTACAAAATGCTCTGCGCCTCATCGATAAATACGGACAACGGAGGATCGAGTCTCTGCTTGTTGGACAGGTAGATCCGGCCGATGAATGACTGGATCATTGAAAGGATGACTTTGCCAAGAGTGGCGGCTGCCTCGCGGGTGATCATTGAGCCGGTGTGGATTACCAGAATGACCCGTTTCCCTTCTTCGAGATCGCTTATGAAGCGGTTCGATCCGGCCTGGCCGATAATTTTCCCGATGTTGCCGGAGGAGAGCTCCATCAGTGCCGTGCGGAGCGTGGAAGAAACCTTGGCGTAATACTCCATTGGCGACTTCAGGATGTCTTCCAGCATACCGGCAGTAAGTTCCGCTTCCCGGTTGCCGATACCGCGCAGGGCGAGCATTGTCTTCTCCAGGGCTTCGCGGCGGATGCTTTGCCGTATTTTGTCGATGTTCATGATCGGCAGGCGGTTCTCGTGGTTGGCAAGAAGGATATTGGCAGTGATGACGGCAGTGGTGATTTCCTTTGCGATATTGCGATAGAAAGGCTCTCGTCCTCCCTGGATGCCGGATATGATGTGGCCGACCAGTTCGTCCACCATGAAGTAGTGTGCCATAGGGTCCACCACGGCAGAGTACTCGGGAAAGATGGGGGTGATCAGCATCAGCTCTTCGTGACGGTTTGCCTTCCGCGCCACATCGAAAACCTTGGCGAAGATCTCCTGATCCCCTTTGGGATCGAAATAGACGACGGAATACCCTTTGAGGATGTCCTGCTCGATCATGTTTTCGCACAGCCTGGTCTTTCCGACTCCTGTCGTGCCAAACACGAATGTGTGACGCTTCCGGTAAGAATCGGGTATGGAGAGGGGGACGATCTTCGTAGGGCGCTGCATGTTGACCCCTGTTCCCAGGTGTGTAACCGGCTCATGGTTAAACAGCTTGTTCCACAAAGACATTCAGGTGCTCTCCCAGTTCTTTTCCGACAGCTACGATTGCTTCCTTCGGGATACGAGCAGTGCTTACTATGTCGCTGAAGGCTCCCGCGATGCGGCGCCTGCATGAAATTCCGTTGATCCCGGTTCGTTCCCGCAGGAGTCTTGCCGGCAGATCCCTGGCTGTCCGGCTGAGACGGATATGCACCCTGGCAGACCAATGCCCGGCAGCGATCGCGACAACCTTTGTGACGTAAAACTCCAGCACTTGCCCGATCCGGTAGAGTCCTCTCTCCCGGGGAGGCTGAAAAGGTACCTGACACTCCCCCGAGAGAATGAGGCAGCGGAAGAGGTCCGCAATCTCCAATGTCACCACCAGAGTTCCATCGATGAGAATTCGGGAGATTTGCCCTGTTACATTTACCCCTCGGAGTTGCTTAAGTTGCTCGGCTTCGAACAATGCCTGCCGCTTCTGAAGTTCCAGTTCAACCTGATAACGGACATGGCGAAACAACTTCTTGTTAATCGCTTCCGCGGGGATGACAGCCGGTTTGCCATGGGTGTGAAAGGCTGTGATTTCCAATTTTCCATCGTATTTGACGCTGAAGCTGATTTGCATCTCTCGGGTCAGAGTACGGGCGATGGCAACCTCGATGGCTGACCGGGCTTGTTCCTCAGGCAGGCTATATTTGCTCAGGAGTTCAGCGGTGATCATTACCAAAGACTGTTTTCCATGGCGTTTCCGGAAGGGGCTCATTGGCGGCAACTTCCAGTTGTTTCTGTGCAGCAGCCTGCACTGTCGTCGTCTGCTGTTGCATTATCCGGGCAATTCTCGTCGCATATATATTCCGCTTAGACGGTGTCCGGGAGTTGTAGCATCCGACAGCGGCCCATCCGTACCCATAGTCGCGGATGCATTGCGCAAGCACCCAGGCTCCCACTTTGACATTGGTGCACGGATCTGCCAATGCATCCCACTGGATGCCGATCTTCCGCAGAGCTGGCGCCCATACCGAGTTAACCTGCATCACGCCGAAGTCGTAACTGCCGTTGGTGTTGTAGTTGATTGCAACAGGGTTGAAGTTGCTCTCCTGTTTGGCGATGCTCCAGAGGATTCTTGGAGAGACCCGGTAAATTGTCCCTGCCTCCTCGAAGCAGAAAGAATGGGCGACCCCATTGGGACAGGCTGCAACGCCGAGCAATAGGGTAAGGATGTACCTCCGCATTAACCCTCCATACCATAATCTATAAGGGGGGAAGGTTGTTGAGGCGGAATTGAGAGGCGGGCTTTGGCAGGTGTCTCTAAGAGGAGTACGCTTTGATAATTTGAACGCCAAAGTAGGGTAGTCTAGAAAAGTAAAATAAGAGCAAAAGCGAAGGGGCAGGGAAAGAAGGCAACAATCTAAACATTGTGTTTTTGTTCCTGTGTAGTCATCTCCTTTTTTAGTTTTTCCAGATGATTAGACCATTTGGTCAGAGCCGCTTTTTTTTCCTTGTCATAATGGTGGCGGTCGTAGATTTTCTTTACCCCCTCCAGACTGTGATTCAATACTGCTTCCGCATGGCGCTCAGGAACCTTTAACGCCGCCATTCCGGTCCGTGCCGTCCGTCTCAGATCATGGGGGGTCCAGCGGGGGAGACCAAAATAATTGGGATTATAGTGCTGGATATGATGCGCCAGGGTATTGGTTCTTACTGGGCCCTCGGCACTTCGGCTGGCCGGGTAGATGAAATCTTTCGAAGGTAGAATAAGAGATTTTGCAAATGGAGTCAGAAACACCCGGTGATCGCGTGGATTTTTCTTTCCCTTCCGGCATTCCGTTTTTATTCGCTGCCAAGGAATGGTCCACCAATCGCCGTCGATTTCGCTAACATGCATGCCCGCCACTTCTCCAGGACGCTGAGCAGTAACCAGAATGAACATCAAGGCGTTTTTCACAATGGTGTTCCCGCCAGGAGAGAGGAGATAGGGGAGAACAACCTTTTTTAGCTCATCATCACTTAATGTCCGTTCCCTGTCATTTGGAGTTGCTGCCGGAACAGCAAG from Geobacter sp. DSM 9736 includes the following:
- a CDS encoding porin; translation: MKIQLAAAVALAATLAGHNAFAKTLEDILREKGVITEEDYRSVTKSRPLDYKLGKGFTFTAPDEKFQLSLGARLQSRYTFTDNETGQDASEFRVRRMKLFLSGYAYTKDLTYKLQVNFADSSRTFEDAWLNYRLRDEAQVLFGQEKVQFARQEITSSGALQFVDRANATDTFKVGRDTGLMLHGKVAKGLLNYNMGVYGGVGQNTLRSTNNNALGARVAFNPLGEMPYSEADLEHSEKPLVSIGANYFMDTLRKTSATTFETNNLTFAGSNGWLGRGLSSFGATEKVDIDTFGFDAAFKWRGFSAQGEYFAGQADGQTSNNTLRAHGFYAQAGYFVIPKQLEVATRYSYVDPNRDSANDLRTETSGAVSYYFNKHNLKLQADATNIHRQPARSDDMQYRVQAQIIF
- a CDS encoding cation-translocating P-type ATPase: MNERDLQFERVEVSVTGLDCADCARHVKDAIEAIPGVLEVEILFSAQKAAVILDPAKAGLEDIRRAVKDAGYSIRKPEEGIAAKATFGGKFTRQILTLFGMVFGVVLFAAMVGEWLGLFEVATKLVPWPAWLAVILAGGWPVFWNVVRATAKGRITSHTLMTIGMLAAVAVGEWAAAILVVFFMRIGDYVETFTAERARRALKDLTAMAPQTARVERDGAEVEVSVTEVMVGETVIVRPGEKIPVDGEVVAGQATVDQATITGESMPVEAGTGAKVFAATIARFGSIRIRTLKVGADTTFGKVIKLVEQAEASQGEVQRLADKFSGYYLPVVAVIAILTFLIGRNPLATAAVLVVVCSCSFALATPLAMIASIGAGAKRGLLIKGGKYLEALNRADILLLDKTGTLTLGQPKITDIVVYGSFSETEVIALAASVERYSEHPLAEAVRSRAKEDNIPLLDPEEFKAIPGQGVRAVVNGRVIAVGSRRMLSDTNFVQSADQLEAQGKSILYVVCDGKVAGVLAAADTLRPEVPSALAEIRNLGIQTIELLTGDNERVAAPLAKKLDLQYRADLLPEDKIAIVRDYQSKGNVVVMVGDGVNDAPALAQADVGIAMGAAGSDIAIEAAHVALMREDWALVPEIFQIARRTMGVVKLNLVFTALYNVAGMSLAALGLLPLTLAAALQSLPDIGILANSSRLLRRKI
- a CDS encoding response regulator, producing the protein MKNILVVDDNEDCLSLVKILLESEGMTAECAESGEDALRELSAKAFHLMVTDLNLPGIDGFAIVQQAMEIAPGMPIIMMTGETSPDITRLAVELGIVKVIFKPFTSHEMVTTIRDVLKTWTKL
- a CDS encoding conjugal transfer protein TraH codes for the protein MARNSAKQMTAATLAVAVAAMPALSWSGWVDDWMTQKTSTSPSYYEGAKRGYYSGGTFSARWPNGTDYPVTVTLPSIKSGCGGIDAFLGGFSFMNVDYLVQKLQRILSSAPAAAFDIAMKTLAPQVADTVKSLEAIADRLNNIQLNDCKAAKALVAVASEPFSPIMSNSVKNEMSNSMNDFMVSSGINDMYQTSKTNLTAVMNSTMGNTPPAGNVVAQASQGGTAGCPSDITDIFGGGSVLDNLAAKKSMNAEYVKLIRGFIGDVVVQSPTTTNSTYVASYIPPCDKNTDFDAFLDGTAQGKNSAGACSAITDANANLMQYVSTRMQAVSAKMKAKQALNTTSDVPFLNSTPLSISLVLKTAIATNTEEEVIGKLSAVTARAFAYYMLLDLLQEATQLQNLSAQIQSQNKDNKAGASPNSCQLALLFDGMKNVEQLANRTRALLTTAQQGYANVVNEMNAIEMLVLTMKRFDDTVFSELSGRFGTGLARRVTGRS
- a CDS encoding conjugal transfer protein TraF, whose translation is MRHLIAAFVLASSAATAAGADYYSDSAKGWWWYQKEPEVKEKEPKKTNIRKLPSLQDYSYEGIWNMHPDDFEKFAESLKKKAVQNPSEENVKDYYEVQEIARKKALAFTNVAQYVWQKYPDLTTARDYPIATPGNLSRVSQIQEEKNRKLRDTKEEFALVYFYKTDCGYCQQQQPIIDWFTRSTGWQVKTINIEDNPGMGGRFGIDQTPAMILIQKGNKDFFPVSSGLITAEEIEDKTYRAVRLLKGEITPEEFSLYDFQRGGGFDVRKRPSDLDRIEGTSNDDERR
- a CDS encoding phosphohydrolase; its protein translation is MKEVFLTIALAGGGLLIYSVANMLNRTGNLPSAQDIPQGEPEEVKLSDVSEMWAGEVFHIQNLSELWRKAKARKCPPLPRPAFKHQEIDRFYAEMVENEVAIEGARRSVIVQLLQMLDEEGDCPSVVRMNPLEAEAKLTDDTFAMLATIPLYQHTLNVARRCAAKIGQDFMLADFMIVSLAHDLGKIPSHQNKMYTSGDHPLLSALIVNGITEYASLPSRTDLDKIIKGHHLLKTDSALTDMLKQCDHDARQQELATLLVEAKERNRQQKPEYLQAGIQNPAGANTVTVMPKLQKVPPGEEREHPVGETVAKENFHPVTQALPVWFDADAILGALKKRINRLDTTAEGQRWDAVSTGSGIVYAQPEGVWAAIREISGNDPAILASDANEEAKRNLLFTVIWELSRTRDAIAKELITPQYYTTQVTVLTGSGKGYTAFLIPFRAETFAETVSALEELKPPLLKKMVKDIRPKLKETEKCVI
- a CDS encoding type IV secretory system conjugative DNA transfer family protein, which gives rise to MSLWNKLFNHEPVTHLGTGVNMQRPTKIVPLSIPDSYRKRHTFVFGTTGVGKTRLCENMIEQDILKGYSVVYFDPKGDQEIFAKVFDVARKANRHEELMLITPIFPEYSAVVDPMAHYFMVDELVGHIISGIQGGREPFYRNIAKEITTAVITANILLANHENRLPIMNIDKIRQSIRREALEKTMLALRGIGNREAELTAGMLEDILKSPMEYYAKVSSTLRTALMELSSGNIGKIIGQAGSNRFISDLEEGKRVILVIHTGSMITREAAATLGKVILSMIQSFIGRIYLSNKQRLDPPLSVFIDEAQSILYQGVEELFAKAGSADVMVTAFAQSVNQVYAVLGEEFGKSILDNTNTKIFMRCSDAETSEYVTKHFGVRNVLTGIYGSNQVTTREVEQDILKVQDVLGLQPREFYMLTYSGRFKGATLEARKPGVKIIFPDAPSVVSSLVASAPPEEKPDP
- a CDS encoding lytic transglycosylase domain-containing protein is translated as MRRYILTLLLGVAACPNGVAHSFCFEEAGTIYRVSPRILWSIAKQESNFNPVAINYNTNGSYDFGVMQVNSVWAPALRKIGIQWDALADPCTNVKVGAWVLAQCIRDYGYGWAAVGCYNSRTPSKRNIYATRIARIMQQQTTTVQAAAQKQLEVAANEPLPETPWKTVFGNDHR
- a CDS encoding site-specific integrase, with product MPEFKGKFTDVYLKALKSQATKNPPPKEYDLREGHGFGIRVRKTGIITFFYMYRFDDKRRFLNLGVYGPLPDTPLADARQKYAEAYALVKSGVDPQAPAPEPEPTPPEPEKLSVEKLKSKYVAHIKTHLVERSVKHQDERLEKHLIPVWGERAVSGIRRRDAIDLIETIAAKKPGAARNVLLAARAMFTYALRREMVEYNPFSEVGLAVPAATPNDRERTLSDDELKKVVLPYLLSPGGNTIVKNALMFILVTAQRPGEVAGMHVSEIDGDWWTIPWQRIKTECRKGKKNPRDHRVFLTPFAKSLILPSKDFIYPASRSAEGPVRTNTLAHHIQHYNPNYFGLPRWTPHDLRRTARTGMAALKVPERHAEAVLNHSLEGVKKIYDRHHYDKEKKAALTKWSNHLEKLKKEMTTQEQKHNV